A region of the Mycobacterium sp. NBC_00419 genome:
AGCCGTGCCCGCCAACGCCGACCCCGCCGCCTACACCACCGCCGTCGAACAAGCCTTCACCCAAACCCAAACCGCACTGGCCGCCGCCCTACACACCACAGCCGTACCCGCCAACCTCACCCCACCACTGGACAACGCAGCGGCCGAGGAGAAAGCCGTTTATCGCAATGGCTGCATGCTCGATTTCTTCCAGGTCACCCAACCGGACTGCTTTGCAGGCGATACCGCATCACCGACCCGGGTGGCCCTCGTCGGCGACTCGCACGCCGCCATGTGGACCCCGGCCCTCAAAGAGATTGCCAACCAACAACACTGGCGACTCGAGACACTCGCAAAAGCCGGCTGCCCAGTATTGGATCTACCGATCAGCAGCCCGCTCCTCAATAGGGAGTACACCGAGTGCGAGCAGTGGCGCGGCGAAGTCGTCACTCGACTGCGCGCCGAACACAATCAGCTGATCGTTATCAGCATGTGGCGCGGCTACGGTGTCGAAGATTGGCCATCGGGCTTCAGAACCTATGACACCGCCTGGATCGAGAGCATGGCCCGGCTGGTGAAAGACCTACGCGGCAGCGGCGCACAGGTATTGGTGCTGGGCCCCATCCCCGCTCCGCACGCCAACGTGCCGATCTGCATATCCGGACACCTCGACGACGCAACAGCCTGCGCACTGACCCGATCCAAAGCCGTCGACCAATCCGGCATCGCCGCCGAAACCGCCGCCACCACCGCCAACGGCGGACAGTACGCCGATCTCACCGACCTGTTCTGCACCGCCGAACGCTGCCCCGTCATCGTCGGCAACACCCTGGTCTACTTCGACTGGAATCACGCAACCCCTGCATACACCCAAGTGTTGGCGCCGGCAATAGGGACGCTTGTCGATAGAGCGATCACACTAGGCGGATAGAGACGCCGCGTCCTCCAAAAGGCCGACGCTCCAAGGGATCACGGTATTCGATCGCTCCCCGGGATCTGACAGCCAGGTCACGCAGCCGGAAGGTCCCTCTTTACCAAACGAGATTTCAGAGACATTGCGGGCCTCTCCACCACGAACCAACTGAACGCCGCTAGCGGCAAGGTGATGGCAGCTGCAACGATCGCAAATACTGGTGGAGCAAGCAGGCCGAGCCCGCATATGACGAGAAGCTGCTGAATCGGGAAGGCGTAGATGTAAACGCCGTAAGACAGATCCGTCCGCAGCCTCAAGCGGGGGTGGTGAAGTAGCGCACCTGAAACGATGAGGGCATACGCCAGCGGGATTGCACCGATTACTCGATAGTTTGGTAGAAAACTAGCCGCCAGTACGACGACCACACAGCCTGCGACCAGTGACCACCGAGCCGGGATAACATCTCTCAACTGATAGATAAGGGCGCCAGCAAAGAACATCACCGCGAATCGCGCTGCAGCTCCTTGCGCTATCAGCGCTTGGGCTGCGGCATCGATTTCGACGGTCCCGGGCGGCGCTTCAACTAGCCGACTCATAGCGGGCACTCGTGTCGACCAGAACACCGCGAGAGCCAACAGTAGCGGTATTAGCCATCGGCGGCGCAGAAGCCCTGTTACTCCCAGAATCGCAATAGCCAAGTAGCACAACGCTTCCCAGTAGAGCGTCCACAGAGAGCTGTCCCATTCCCCGGGCCGCGGGACACCGAGCGGAGTTCCCGCTATATCGTTCTGCTGAATCAACAGTGCGCTATTGCGCACTACGTACTGAATCGGATCGAGCGACAGCAGTAGCTTGCCCGGTGAGCCGCCCTGAATCGCGGTGGCGATCGGCGCTATGACGAAAGCAATGACGACCAGGCATACCCAGAAACCGGGAAGAATGCGTAGCCCCCGTGCGACGAAGTAATCCCGAAGCCTCGGCCTCCGGAACCAGCTCCACGTTATGAGGAATCCGGACATCGCAAAGAACCCGTCGACCCAAACATCGCGAAGCAACTGATGCGCCGGCTCAAAAGAAATCTGGCGGCCTGTGATAAGCCAAGAGTGCCAAAGAATAACGCCAGTCGCCATAAGCAACCGCCACGCGTTCAAGGCGTTACTCTGAGGATCGAACTCCTCACCGAGAGTGGGAGCAGCACACCGGGGCTTACGCGGCAGGCGACCGACGCTTTCGTCCTCGCCAGCGACACTTGAGTCCGCGATCATCTCATCCCATCCGTGCGTCGGCGCGTTGCCGATAACTAGGGGCCGAACTCAAGCAAAGGAAGTTCGGCAACAGTGGGCCACAGGAGCAAGTCCAGCGCCGGACCGCGACCGCGCGGCGGCGGCACGTTCTGGACTGCTCGAATGCCCGGGATACGATTCGGCAAGTCGGCGATCTCCTTCGCGGACAAACTGAACGGTGTTCGCGGCCATGTCCCACGCAATACCGTCCAGATGCGATGCCTGGCCAGAAATGCTTGAAACTTGTTTGGCAGGTCAAAGATCATCTGACCACCGGGAAACCGGCGCGCACATTCGCGAATCACGCTCAGTGCCTCGTCAGGCTGCAGGTAAGGCAACAAGCCCTCAGCCGTGACGAAGACACCGTTGTGCGGGTCGACCCGATCCATCCAGGTGAAGTCCAACACCGACTGCGCGCAGCTAGATATCCTCGGAGACTGGGGCAACAACCGCTCACGGAAATCGATGATTGTCGGCAGATCCACAGTCAACCAACGGAATTGATGACCCAGGCCCGCATTGTCGAGGCGCCAGAAGCTCGTCTGCATTCCCTCGCCGAGGGCCACGACGGTTGCTGCCGGGTGGTCGGAGAGATAGCGAGCGGCTTTGGCGTCGAACGCGAGAGCGCGCAGGGCGATATCTTGACGATCTGTTGCCAGACTGAATTTACTGAAGTCGTAGTCGATCGAATCCATCAGGCGGATAGCCATCGGATCATCGATGATTCCGTCAGGCCGTCGCGCCTCGTTCGCGCGACTCCACAACGTCAGCAATGCCGTGTCGGGTAGCGTGATCTCCTCGGCCTTGGTCACGTGCAAGACGATACCCCGAGGGTTAGTCATATTTTCGCGGGTTCTGTAACACGTTCTACTCGTTGCTCCGGGCCCCAATGCAAGGAAGCGTGCTGCGTCCAAGGGCGGTCGGCCGCAGACAAGTCCGCTAGTCCTTCGACCTGCCAGACACGCCCACCGCGCCGCGCGCCGCGCCACTCGCGCTACTGGCCGCATCTCCAGCCTTGTCGACTCGCGCGGCGCCAACTCTCGCGGCGCTTGGGGAACCCACTATCGGACCGATGGTCGTGTGTGCCGCTACTAAAGGCTGTCGCGACTTGACCTGCCCCACGGCGCCTCTGGTGACCCGAGTGGTCGTCGATTCTGCGCTGGCGTCGATTGTTGAGCCAGGCTCCACGTTCGAACCAGCCGAGCTGGCTGCAGAGGTGTCAAGGGATACGTATTCGACGTCAGTACCTCCCACCCCATAAGGTCCGGGCCGGTGTGTGCCCAATGGCCGAACGCCGACAATGTCCTCGATGCCGTTATCGAGCCCCGTCGGGACAGCGATGAGGAAGTTGATGGCGGTTTTTATAGGATCGGGAAAGTAGAGCAAATTGAATGGCGTAGAGACGCCCGGGCTTACCGACCGGTCGTAGCCTGCCTCGACTAGCACACGCAGTGGCGCGTCTAGGACATCAGCCAAGATCGAGCCCACCAGTGGAATACGTTGCAGCGGCATCAGCAGGGGAAGCACCGGAGTGGAAACCAGATAATAGGCAGTATCGCCGTGCCGTCCCTGATCGACGACTTCTGAATCCGCAAGACTGTGATCCATGGATTCCTGATGGAGATACACCATCCCGGCATAGGCATTAGCCGCAGCGAACAGATTCAGCGGATTCAACGGAGCATCGACCAACCCGTCGTACTGAACAGCGACATCGACCGTTCGGTACTGCGTGTCGGTCGGCGCAGGATCGGTGATCAACTCGTCAAGCTGACGGCCCAGGAACAGCGCAATGACAACTCCTGCCGTATCGCGCGCGATCAACCCACCGTTCGGCCTCGAATTGCCCAACACTACGAATGCGACGTTGGGGCCCTCTCCCTCGGCGAAAGTGGCTGCCAGCGTGCGCTTTTCTAGCATCGCAATGGCCGCACTCTGCGAGAAGCCAACGACCACGAAGGCATCAGACGGTTCCGGTGGCGACGATCCCACGCCCTCGTTGTAGTCGCATACAGCACTGCGGATACAGCCGTCGAGGTTGGCTAGACCTGCGGAGATCGACTCGAGGAGACTCAGTGCTTCCTGCCCAGAGGCGTCCTCTTCAGGGGTGATCACCGCTACCACGTTGTACGGTCCGGTCGGGATACTAGAAGGGTGTACCGCCATCGACGAGGGAACGACGAAGTTGCTGACCACAGCACTCATGAAGTCTTGAACGAATTGGATCGACTGGGGCGGTGAGGCCAGAGAATTTCCTGTCCCGCCCATAACCAGAACGGTGGTGTTCGCGAACGCGACCAAGGTGAGAAACGGCAGGGACAACGACGAAACACCGATAAGCATCGCCGCGACGAAAACAGTCGCTGCCAGTCCGGTAATCCGTCGCGCCATACCACCAGTCCTTCCCAGCCGTATGACGTCGCGATCTCCGCCAACTCAGCAAACGGTCCGACGTGAGCAAGCGAGACGATAGCACGTCTAATAGTTCCCTTAGGTAGGTTCTGAGCCAGCAGAGAAGACGTACCCGGAGCTCCCCTGAATGCGCTTACCGGACGCCGCAGGCAAGCCTGCCAACGCCGGCCGAGCAGGGCGATTGAATTTCGCATCGACTCCTGCAGAGAACAGCCCTTCGCATAAGCTCTGCGCGATGTCCGCCATCGAAGCCATACGCCGTGCGGCTGGCAGACTTGATCCGATCAGAGTCTTGCGGCGCCGGCCTCCGCTACCGCGCGTGGCTGTCGTGTCGAACGTGAGCAGCTTCGGCGGCGGTGGCGTCGTCGGATTTCGGGAAATCCTCCTGGCGATCCGGGACCAACGCCCAGACCTCGACGTTCTGGCTGTCGTCCCGCGGCAGGGCGCCGTGGCGAAGGACTGCAGTGAGCGCGGAATCCGCACCAGCATCGCCTGGACCCCGTGGTGGGGGTTCGGCAAGTGGTGGCGCTACCGCGGCATTGACCCGCATGCGCTGATCGGCTGGGTTCCCTACGCCCTGTTGCTGATTCCGGGCATCGTGCAGGCAGTGCTCCTGCTGGCACAGGAGCGGCCAACGATGGTGGTCAGCAACACGATGACGATCCCGTCGCACGCTATCGCCGCCAAACTACTCGGAATCCCGCACTACTGGTTCGTCCGAGAGTTCGGCCGAGACGATCACCGCCTCTGGTTCTTACTTGGTTACCGACGGACCATCCGGCTGATCAACCGCCTATCGACGGTCGTGATCTGCAACTCGCACGCAGTCGAACAGGCGATGCTCGCGATAGATCCGACGATGACAACCGCCGTCGTCTACCCCGTCGTCGAAACGCCACTGGGGGTGCCCCCACAACGGCAACCCGGCGAGCGCATGCGAACCGTTCTCGTCGGCTACTTCTCCCTCGGTAAGGGGCAGCACCTGGCGATCGAAGCCATTGCGATCGCCCGGAGAGCCGGCGTCGACATCGAACTGTCACTTGTAGGAACGGGGCGCCATGCGCCCCTTCGCGCACTGGCTCGCCGCGCCGGCGTTGAGGACCTACTGACGATCCACGGTCCCACGAAAGATCTCGGAACACACTGGAGTGCGGCACATGTGGGCCTGATGTGCAGTCAGAGTGAGGCATTCGGCCGCGTTACCGTCGAAGCGATGAGAGCCGGTCTGCCCGTGTGCGGCACCGATTCGGGTGGCACACCCGAGATCATCGAGCACCGCGTCAATGGGCTACTGAGCCCGGCTGGGGATGCGCACGCACTGGCAGCCAACCTGATGATGATCGAATCGGACGAGGGTTTGCGCCGCCGTCTGGCACTCGGCGCGTTGGATTCGGCGCAGCATTTCCAACGCGGCCGCCACGACAAAGAGCTCGCCACAATCCTGCGTCTTCACGACTAGCAGAGACGCCTGTCGCCTACGTACCGCTCCACCACATCGGCCGCGGCCACAGCGCTCTCCGCAGGAGTTGTCATCCGGCTCGCGAAGTCGCGGGCACGCGAGCAGTACGCCGGGGCCAGCACCCTTCTCAGATCAGCCAAGAGGGTCTCCTCGGTCGCCTTCGAGAAGCGCCGACCAGTGCCGACTTTCAGGCGTTTGAGCTGCGTTGTCCGTAGCGCTTGGTCTGGCAGTGTCCACAGTCCGACCTGGGGCACACCCGCCCTCAGACATGCGGCGATCGTGCCCGCACCGCTGTGATGCACTACCGCGCGGCATGCTGGGAAGACCGCCGCGTAGTTCAACTGCCCAGCCACCTTGACGTGATCGGGAAGGGTGGCAGCACTGAAGTCGGTAGAACCGGCTCCGACTAGCGCCCGCTCGCCCAACTGCTCGCACACCGCACTGATCATTGCGATGGTCTCGGCCGGAGAACCGACCGGCACGCTGCCAAATCCGAAGAAAATCGGGGGCGCGCCGCCCGCTATCCACGAGGCGACCTTGTCCTCAGACTCCGTTGGCGACTCCAGCGTCAGCGTGCCGACGAAAGGTCGCCGATCACCCCATTGCGACCATTCAGTAACCAGCCCTGGGACTACAGCGGCGTCGTAAGCCTGGATCTCCAACGATCCACGATCAGCGATTCGCTTCGGCCACGGACTCTCGGCCTCGGGCAGACCAAGGGCACGGCGCTGCTCATCCTCGACTTGCTTCACCGGGCCACTCCAGGAGATCCGCTCCCAGCCCTTCATCACCGCATGCCCCAGTGGCGCCGGCAACAAGGGCAGCACCCTGCCGTTGGCAAGCGTCGGGAAGAAGTGCACCGTCGCCAGCGGGATGTTGTAGTACTCGGCCACGTTCGCAGAAAACTGATCGAAGCCGTAGCCGGCGATGATGAGGTCGGCGCCCTCGGCTAGTGAGGACAGCGTCGCGAAGGCCTCCGAAGTCCAGCACTGAGTGACGATCTCCCCGATTTCACGACCAAGGCGGTCCAGTTCCTTTGGCTTCCAGGGCATTCGGAAAAAGCATGTCCAGTAGTCGCGTTGCGCATCCATCATGACCTGCGAATCCTGGCCCCACGCAACAGCAGTAAGGCCCGCCGCCTCGGCGAAGCCGACGACGTTTGGCGGAACCGCAATGCTGACGTCATGCCCCCTGCGCAGCAACTCGCGACCGATGACGACCGAGGGCTCAACATCACCCCGCACGCCATGGCATGCCAGGACAACCTTCATCGGGATTTAGCCTTTCAGCCCCACACGCTTCGGCAAGGTCAGGAACACCGGTCATTATCACTGGTTCTGCTGAGTCTGACCTTCGTTCCGTGATCTGAATCAAGCCAGTGGCGCACCCACCGGACCGACGCCCAGTACGGTTCACCAGGCATCTCATCGCCTGCCCGTGCCGCCAGCAACAAACTGTTACGATCCCGACCAGCCCAGGTCAGCGCATGCTCTGGGCCATCACGCTGAGGAGCCGATATTGCCTGACGGCGAAGTGGACGCCCGCGAGGCAGAGCGCATTGTGTGGGACGTGATTGTCGTCGGCACCGGTATGGGCGGCGGAACCCTGGGGTATTCGTTGGCGCGCGCCGGGCGCAAGGTGCTGTTTGTCGAGAAGGGCCGCTCGACCTTGCCCGGGACGCAGGGAACAATCCGCGCGGCAATGCCCGAGTTGGCCGAGCCCCAGGCATATCGATCGCAGGAGGCCTACTTCGAGGCATTGACCCGCGGCGGCCGATCGACCGACGAGATCGAGGACATCAGCGGCCGCTTCTCGAAGCGATTCGTCCCGTTCATCGGCAGCGGGACCGGCGGCTCCTCGGCCCTCTACGGCATGGTCTGCGAGCGGTTCTTCGCCGAGGACTTCACGCCGCGCCGACACTTCGCCGATCCCGGCACCTCCAGCGTGCCGGACGCCTGGCCGATCACCTACGACGAGCTGAGGCCGTGGTACGCCCAAGCCGAGAAGCTGATGGGCGTACGCGGCCAGCCCGATCCGCTGCGGCCCGACACCGCCCAGTCCGGATTGCCTGCAGCACCGCCTTTTTCGGCCGACAATCAGCCGCTCGTCGACTATCTGACTGGCCGTGGGCTCCATCCCTACCATCTGCCGATGGCCTGTGACTACACCGAAGGTTGTGGCACGTGCCAGGCCTTCCTCTGCGACAAAGCGTGCAAGAACGACGGGGGCCGAAACGGCGTTCAGCCGGCCATCGCCGAGCACGGGGCGCGGCTGCTGGCGGAGTGTCGAGTCCTGCACCTGGAAGCCGACCGCACCCATGTTCAGAAGGTGGTCTGCGCGCACACCACCGGAACACTGGCATTGCAGGCCAAAGTCGTAGTGCTGGCCGCCGGTGCGCTGGCCACTCCTGTGCTGCTGCTGAATTCCACATCCGGTGACTGGCCGAACGGATTGGCCAACGGATCTGACTATGTGGGTCGCAACCTGATGCGTCACCTCCTGGACTGGATCGAAGTGTGGCCGGAGTCGGGGTCGCGGATCACGGCCGAGAACAAGGAGATTGGGCTCAACGATTTCTACTTCTGGGAGGGCCAGAAGTTCGGCACCGTGCAGTCGGCCGGTTCGATGGCCTCGCTGGCACCGATGGAGATGCTGACGAATCATCCCGGCTTGTTGCCCCGAGCACTGCGCTTGGCCAGCCCGGCAGCGCGGCCGATTTACGAGCGCTTCTTCTCCGGCGGCCTGGTACTCGCAGCGATCATGGAAGATCTGCCGTATCTCGACAACCGCGTTCTTCCGTCGCAGAACCCCGGGTCGGACGGTCGCCAGCGGTTACGGTTGCAGTACCGCATGCACCCCAACGAGGCCGGGCGTCGCCGAATCTTCCTGCGCCAGCTCAAAGAAGTGCTGAAGCCGTATCGCAAACTCACCTTGCGCACGGGCGAGAGCAACACCACTCTCGGCCATGTCTGCGGCACGGTCCGCTTCGGGTCAGATCCCAAAACCAGTGTGCTCAATGCACATAACCGCGCCCACGAGGTTCACAATCTCTACGTCGCGGACGCGTCGTTCTTCCCGTCCAGTACCGGATTGAACCCCAGCTTGACCGTTGCCGCCAATGCGTTACGGATTGCCGAACACATCAACAACGAGCAGTTTGCGAGCTAGCCCATCCCAAAGGCACAGTGCGCCTGCAGTATCAGCGATTCAGCTGGGTTGACGAATGGGTAGCCCCGCCGCGCGATAGATCGCATCGATGACGGTCATTGTTTGGACCGCACCCTCCGGCGTTGTCCGCACGGGCTCGCCTCGCAGCACCGCCGCGGCGAAAGCATCCAGCTGATAGTCGTAGGTGATACGGCGCGGGAAACGCTCCACCCGTTTGCCTTTGGCGGAGCGAATGGTGAGCCGAGGGAAAAGGTGGGGCGCTGCGGGGCTCAGCCATCGCAGTTCACCGGCATCGCCAACCACCTTGGCGGTGGCCCGGAACAGATCGGTCGACCACAGCGACACCCGCAACCGACCGGTGTGGCCCTCGGGGTAGCGCAATTGGGCAGTCATAGCCCTGTCGACACGGGGGTCGCGAAGTTTCGCCTGGGCAGCAATGACTTCCGGCGTCGAACCGCCGAAGGTTCGCAGCATGTTGACCACGTAGCTGCCCGCGTCCATCATCGCCCCGCCGGCGAGATCGTAGTTGTAGCAGTTGCCCGAAAACTTGGGCAGCAGCACGCAAAGAGCGACGTCAACATGCTCGAGCTTGCCCAATTCCCCTGAAGCGATGATCTCCTCGACGCGCAGTGTCAACGGGTGATAGCGCCCCTGGACTGCCTCCATCACTACTCGGTCCGATGTCGCAGCCAGTTCGGCGATCTCTCGCGCTTCGGCCGAATTGGCAGTGAAGGGCTTCTCACACAGCACATGCTTGCCGGCTGCGAGCGCGGCCCGCATCCACTTGCCGTGCATGCTTGTCGGCGCCAATATGTAGACCGCATCGATCTCGGGGTCGTTGACCAGCTCGTCATAGCTGCCGTGCGCCTTGGCGATACCGTGCTTAGTCGCGAATGCTTGGGCACTGGAGACGTCACGGGCCCCGACCGCGGCCACCACGACCTCAGAGCTTCCCCGTGCGGGGTTGATGATGGTCGTCGGCGCGTAACCTGAAGCACCCAATATGCCGATTCGGACGGGGCTCGGACAGTCAGGCACCGCCGAGACGCTACCAGGTGAGCTCTGTA
Encoded here:
- a CDS encoding GMC family oxidoreductase; protein product: MPDGEVDAREAERIVWDVIVVGTGMGGGTLGYSLARAGRKVLFVEKGRSTLPGTQGTIRAAMPELAEPQAYRSQEAYFEALTRGGRSTDEIEDISGRFSKRFVPFIGSGTGGSSALYGMVCERFFAEDFTPRRHFADPGTSSVPDAWPITYDELRPWYAQAEKLMGVRGQPDPLRPDTAQSGLPAAPPFSADNQPLVDYLTGRGLHPYHLPMACDYTEGCGTCQAFLCDKACKNDGGRNGVQPAIAEHGARLLAECRVLHLEADRTHVQKVVCAHTTGTLALQAKVVVLAAGALATPVLLLNSTSGDWPNGLANGSDYVGRNLMRHLLDWIEVWPESGSRITAENKEIGLNDFYFWEGQKFGTVQSAGSMASLAPMEMLTNHPGLLPRALRLASPAARPIYERFFSGGLVLAAIMEDLPYLDNRVLPSQNPGSDGRQRLRLQYRMHPNEAGRRRIFLRQLKEVLKPYRKLTLRTGESNTTLGHVCGTVRFGSDPKTSVLNAHNRAHEVHNLYVADASFFPSSTGLNPSLTVAANALRIAEHINNEQFAS
- a CDS encoding acyltransferase family protein, which encodes MIADSSVAGEDESVGRLPRKPRCAAPTLGEEFDPQSNALNAWRLLMATGVILWHSWLITGRQISFEPAHQLLRDVWVDGFFAMSGFLITWSWFRRPRLRDYFVARGLRILPGFWVCLVVIAFVIAPIATAIQGGSPGKLLLSLDPIQYVVRNSALLIQQNDIAGTPLGVPRPGEWDSSLWTLYWEALCYLAIAILGVTGLLRRRWLIPLLLALAVFWSTRVPAMSRLVEAPPGTVEIDAAAQALIAQGAAARFAVMFFAGALIYQLRDVIPARWSLVAGCVVVVLAASFLPNYRVIGAIPLAYALIVSGALLHHPRLRLRTDLSYGVYIYAFPIQQLLVICGLGLLAPPVFAIVAAAITLPLAAFSWFVVERPAMSLKSRLVKRDLPAA
- a CDS encoding glycosyltransferase; the encoded protein is MKVVLACHGVRGDVEPSVVIGRELLRRGHDVSIAVPPNVVGFAEAAGLTAVAWGQDSQVMMDAQRDYWTCFFRMPWKPKELDRLGREIGEIVTQCWTSEAFATLSSLAEGADLIIAGYGFDQFSANVAEYYNIPLATVHFFPTLANGRVLPLLPAPLGHAVMKGWERISWSGPVKQVEDEQRRALGLPEAESPWPKRIADRGSLEIQAYDAAVVPGLVTEWSQWGDRRPFVGTLTLESPTESEDKVASWIAGGAPPIFFGFGSVPVGSPAETIAMISAVCEQLGERALVGAGSTDFSAATLPDHVKVAGQLNYAAVFPACRAVVHHSGAGTIAACLRAGVPQVGLWTLPDQALRTTQLKRLKVGTGRRFSKATEETLLADLRRVLAPAYCSRARDFASRMTTPAESAVAAADVVERYVGDRRLC
- a CDS encoding class I SAM-dependent methyltransferase — encoded protein: MTNPRGIVLHVTKAEEITLPDTALLTLWSRANEARRPDGIIDDPMAIRLMDSIDYDFSKFSLATDRQDIALRALAFDAKAARYLSDHPAATVVALGEGMQTSFWRLDNAGLGHQFRWLTVDLPTIIDFRERLLPQSPRISSCAQSVLDFTWMDRVDPHNGVFVTAEGLLPYLQPDEALSVIRECARRFPGGQMIFDLPNKFQAFLARHRIWTVLRGTWPRTPFSLSAKEIADLPNRIPGIRAVQNVPPPRGRGPALDLLLWPTVAELPLLEFGP
- a CDS encoding Gfo/Idh/MocA family protein; the protein is MPDCPSPVRIGILGASGYAPTTIINPARGSSEVVVAAVGARDVSSAQAFATKHGIAKAHGSYDELVNDPEIDAVYILAPTSMHGKWMRAALAAGKHVLCEKPFTANSAEAREIAELAATSDRVVMEAVQGRYHPLTLRVEEIIASGELGKLEHVDVALCVLLPKFSGNCYNYDLAGGAMMDAGSYVVNMLRTFGGSTPEVIAAQAKLRDPRVDRAMTAQLRYPEGHTGRLRVSLWSTDLFRATAKVVGDAGELRWLSPAAPHLFPRLTIRSAKGKRVERFPRRITYDYQLDAFAAAVLRGEPVRTTPEGAVQTMTVIDAIYRAAGLPIRQPS
- a CDS encoding PE-PPE domain-containing protein, producing MARRITGLAATVFVAAMLIGVSSLSLPFLTLVAFANTTVLVMGGTGNSLASPPQSIQFVQDFMSAVVSNFVVPSSMAVHPSSIPTGPYNVVAVITPEEDASGQEALSLLESISAGLANLDGCIRSAVCDYNEGVGSSPPEPSDAFVVVGFSQSAAIAMLEKRTLAATFAEGEGPNVAFVVLGNSRPNGGLIARDTAGVVIALFLGRQLDELITDPAPTDTQYRTVDVAVQYDGLVDAPLNPLNLFAAANAYAGMVYLHQESMDHSLADSEVVDQGRHGDTAYYLVSTPVLPLLMPLQRIPLVGSILADVLDAPLRVLVEAGYDRSVSPGVSTPFNLLYFPDPIKTAINFLIAVPTGLDNGIEDIVGVRPLGTHRPGPYGVGGTDVEYVSLDTSAASSAGSNVEPGSTIDASAESTTTRVTRGAVGQVKSRQPLVAAHTTIGPIVGSPSAARVGAARVDKAGDAASSASGAARGAVGVSGRSKD
- a CDS encoding glycosyltransferase family 4 protein; translation: MNFASTPAENSPSHKLCAMSAIEAIRRAAGRLDPIRVLRRRPPLPRVAVVSNVSSFGGGGVVGFREILLAIRDQRPDLDVLAVVPRQGAVAKDCSERGIRTSIAWTPWWGFGKWWRYRGIDPHALIGWVPYALLLIPGIVQAVLLLAQERPTMVVSNTMTIPSHAIAAKLLGIPHYWFVREFGRDDHRLWFLLGYRRTIRLINRLSTVVICNSHAVEQAMLAIDPTMTTAVVYPVVETPLGVPPQRQPGERMRTVLVGYFSLGKGQHLAIEAIAIARRAGVDIELSLVGTGRHAPLRALARRAGVEDLLTIHGPTKDLGTHWSAAHVGLMCSQSEAFGRVTVEAMRAGLPVCGTDSGGTPEIIEHRVNGLLSPAGDAHALAANLMMIESDEGLRRRLALGALDSAQHFQRGRHDKELATILRLHD